Within Polyangia bacterium, the genomic segment CCAGATCGGGTTCACCACCTCGCCCCGCAGCGGGTACTCGACCACGTACGCCACCGACGTGGCGCGCATGCTGCAAATCCCGATCTTTCACGTCAACGGCGAGGATCCCGAGGCGGTCTCGCAGGTGGTCGACCTGGCCTTGGACTTCCGCCAGCGCTTTCACCGCGACGTCTTGATCGAGATGTGGTGCTACCGCAAGTACGGCCACAACGAAGGGGACGAGCCGGCGTTCACCCAACCGATCATGTACCGCGCCATCGCCGCCAAGCCGTCCATCCGGATGGCCTTCGTCCAGGCCTTCGCCGATCGTCCGCCCAGCGACGACTCCAAACCGATCACCGTCGCCGACGCCGACGCCATGGCGACGAAAAAACGCGAGGCCCTGGATCGCGAGCTCGAGAAGGCCGACAAGCTGGAGGTCGCGCCGCGCGGGAGCACCTTCGCCGGCGCCTGGTCGCAGGTGCGCGGCGGCGCCGACAACACCGTTCCGCAGGTCCCGACCGCGGTGCCGGCGTCCACCATTCAGGCGGTGGGTCGCGTGCTGACCCAGGTGCCACCGGGCTTCTCGATGCACCCCAAGTTGAAGGACATCGTCGACGGCCGCGCCGAGATGGCGCTGGGGCAAAAGCCGATCAACTGGGGCATGGGCGAGGCGCTGGCGTTCGGGACGCTGCTCAATGAAGGCGTGCGCGTGCGCTTCACCGGTCAGGACGTGCGGCGCGGGACCTTCAGCCACCGGCATTCGGTCTTCGTCGACTATCAGAACGGGCGCGAGTATTCGCCGCTGGCCGAGATTCACGGCTCCGGCGCCAAACCCGGCACGTTCGAGATCCGCGACAGCCCGCTGTCCGAGGCGGGCGTGCTGGGGTTCGACTATGGCTACAGTCTGGACATGCCCGACGGGCTGACGCTGTGGGAGGCGCAGTTCGGCGACTTCGTGAACGGCGCCCAGGTGATCATCGATCAGTTCCTGGTCTCGTCAGAGGTGAAGTGGAACCGGGTCAGCGGGTTGGTGCTGCTGCTGCCGCACGGGATGGAAGGGCAGGGACCCGAACACTCGAGCGCGCGGCTGGAACGGTTCCTCACCATGGCGGTGAACGACAACATCCAGGTTTGCGATCTGACCACGCCGGCCCAGTATTTCCACGTGCTGCGCCGCCAGGTGCTGCGGCCTTACCGCAAGCCATTGATCATCATGACGCCGAAGAGTCTGTTGCGGCATCCGGTGGCGACGTCGCAGCTGGCGGAGTTCACCAACGGCGGTTTTCAGCACATCATCCCCGACGTCACAGTGAAGAATTATTCGAAAGTGCGCCGGGTCCTTCTGTGCACGGGGAAGGTCTATTACGATCTCATCGCCGAGCGCGAGGAGCGCAAGTACAATGACGTGGCCATCTTGCGTGTCGAGCAGCTTTACCCGCTGCAGATTGGCGAGCTGCTGGAGATGTTGAGCGTGTATCCGGAAGGCACGCCCCTCGTGTGGGTGCAGGAAGAGCCGCGCAACATGGGCGCCTGGGTGTACATGAACCGCGAGCTGCCGGCGTTCTTGTCGGGCAGCTTCACCTGGTCGTGCGCCAGCCGGCCGCTGTCGTCCAGCCCGGCGGTTGGCTCGCTCGGGCGACACAAGCGCGAGCAGGCACGGCTGATGGCGGACGCGTTCGGAACAGGAGCTCTGTGAGATGGCGCTGTCACTGAAAGTTCCGGCCTTGGGAGAATCGGTCAGCGAGGCGACGCTGGGCGTGTGGAAGCGCGCCGAGGGCGACTTCGTGCAAGCCGACGAGCCGCTGGTGGAAGTGGAAAGCGAAAAGGCCACGCTCGAGGTGGGCGCGCCCGGCGCCGGCGTGCTGAAACGCATTCTGCGCAAGTCCGGCGAGACGGTGGCGGTGGGCGAGGTGATCGCCGAGATCGATCAGGCGGCGAAGCCTGAACCGATCACCAAGGCACCAGTCACTGCCAACAACGGTGGCGGCAACCCGGCCCCCGCCAACGCCGGCAATGGCAGTGGCAACGGCAACGACGGTCTGCGCGCCCCCCCGTCGGCGCGCCGGCTGCTGGCCGAGACCGGGTTGCCAGCGTCCGAGGTGAAAGGCACCGGCCGCGGCGGTCGCATCTCCAAGCAGGACGTCGTACGAGCGCTGCAAGATCGCACCGGCGAATCCAGCGAGGCGCCGGCCAGCGAATTGCCCACGCCGGAGCCGCTGCAGGCCGATACGGAAGTGCCGCTGCCCTTGCGTCCGGACGGCGCCCGCGAGCGCATGGTGGCCATGTCGCCACTGCGCCGCACAGTCGCCCGCCGCCTGGTCGAAGCCCAGCACACCGCCGCCATCCTCACCACCTTCAACGAGGTGGACATGACCAACGTGATGAGCCTGCGCGAGCGCTTTCAAGAGCGCTTCGTCAAGCAGCACAACGTGAAGCTCGGCTTCATGTCGTTCTTCGTCAAAGCGGCCATCGATGCCCTGAAGGCATTCCCGGCCGTCAACGCCGAGCTGCGCGGCACCGACATCATCTACAAGGACCACTACGACATTGGCGTGGCCGTCGGTGGCGGTAAGGGTCTGGTGGTGCCGGTGGTGCGTGACGCCGACCGGCTGTCCTTCGCCGAGCTGGAAAAGGGCATCAGCGCCCTGGCGGTGCGCGCGCGCGACAACAAGTTGACCATGAAGGATCTCGAGGGTGGCACCTTCACCATCTCGAACGGCGGCGTGTACGGATCGATGCTGTCCACGCCGATCTTGAACCCGCCCCAGACCGGCATTCTGGGCCTGCACGCCATCCAGCGCCGCCCGATGGCCGTCGGTGACGAGGTGAAGATCCGTTCGATGATGTTCCTGGCGCTGTCCTACGATCACCGCCTGGTCGACGGCCGCGAAGCCGTCCAGTTTCTCGTCCGCATCAAAGAGTGCGTCGAGGATCCAGATCGGATCCTGCTGGAGGTTTGAGGCGCTTTCTAGCGGCGCGCGCAGGCCGACTGGCCGTTTGGGGGCGGATCCGCGCCCGCGGCGCGGGCCCGCCCCTTGTCGAGAAAGGCAGCGTCGGATTTTCCCACCACCGCGACGGTCGAGGCGCCCTTCACGCCCAGTTTGTCCAGGCGGCTGGCCATGGCGGCCGAGAATCGCCGCGGAAGATCAGCTCGTTGGTTTCCAGCAGCGCCTTGCCTTCGCCTTTCTGTCGACCGAGACGCGCCTGGCAGGCCGCCTCACGTCCCTACGCTAATTGGCGACAGCGCGGCTCACGGGGCCGGCGGCGCGCTGTTCCGCCTCGGCGGCGCGCGCGGCTTTCTGGCGGCGCTTGTCGGCGTACATCGCCTCGTCGGCCTGGGCCAGGAGGCGCTCGCTGCTGGCGGTGACCTCGGGCCAGCTGGCGGTGCCCAGGCTGAGGTTGACGGCCACCTGGCGCTCGCGGTTGGCGGCGGCCAGCTGATCGCGCAAGCGAACGATGAAACGCCCGCAGTCCTCGCCCGACAGATCGGGCAGCAGCACCGCGAACTCGTCGCCGCCGGTGCGGCAGGGCACGTCGTGCGTGCGCAGGTGGGTGCTCAGAAACTCGCCCACCCAGCGCAACATCTCGTCGCCCGCCTGGTGGCCGAACTCGTCGTTCACGTCTTTGAAGTCATTGATGTCGATCATCAACACCGAGAACTTGCGCCCGACGCCGGCGCGCTGGGACCGGCTGAACTCTTCTTTCAGACGCTCTTCGAAATAGCGGCGGTTCCACAGGCCGGTCAGCGGATCGCGGTAGGCCATGGCTCGGTAGACCTGCAGCCGCGCGATCTCCTTGCGCAGGACCGCGTTCTGCCGGGACAGTCGGACCAGCTGAGCCTCGAGCTCGTCGCCGACTTTCTGTTCCGTGGGGTGCTTCTTTGCCATCGCCAGTTTCATGACGAACCCTAGTTGTGCAAGCGCGGTGCCGACGTTTTGGGCGGTCCGGTTCTGCGAAATACCAACACTCGCCCTTTTTCGTGACACGAATTTGGCGCGGCGCTGGTCGGAAAGGCCTGTCCGTTGTGGCGCGCTGCGCGCGGCGCCGCTCGAAGCGTCGTGAACATGGCGCGCCGTCAGACCTGACGGTCGGCGTCAACGCAGGCAGGTGGGGAAACCGGCGAGATTTCGGCTGATCTTTCAACGACCCGACGGGCCGGCTCGGATCGCTGGCGGGGTGCGCGGATCTGGACAGCGCTCTGCAAAGGCGTTACCGGTCGTAGTTCGTGACCATCTCTGTCATCACGCCGACGTTTGGCCGCGAGAAATTTCTCCCCGGTCTTTACCACTGCTTCATCGAACAGACGCACACCGATCGTGAGCTGCTGGTCTTCGATGACAGTCCCTCACCGTCGTCGTTCTTCACCTCGCTGCGCGATCCGCGGGTTCGCTATCAGCACACTGCCGAACGCCTGACCATCGGCGAAAAGCGCAATCACCTGATCGAGCAGGCGCAGGGCGAGCTGATCGCTTTTTTCGACGACGACGACTTTTACAGCCCCGACTATCTGCGCGTGCTGGCCGGCAGCCTGGGCGAAGCGGATCTGATCAAGCTGGCCGGCTGGTTCGCGCTGTCGGTTCCCGACGACGCGCTTTATTTCTGGGACACCAGCGTCAATCATCCGCTGCACCACAAGGTCGGCGAGGGGGCGCCCAGCTTTGTGACCAGCAATCAGTTCAAGTCGGACTTCGTGGCCAAGAACATCGACGGCTACGGGTTTTCGTATCTCTTTCGGCGAGCGGTGTTCGGCACGGCGCGTTTTCCGCCCAAAAATTTCGCCGAGGACGTGGCGTTCCTGAACGAGCTGCGGGTGCAGGGAAAACGGGTGGTGCACGCCCAGGACACCGTCGGTCTGGCCGTGCACATCCTGCACACCCGAAACACGTCGGTGATCTTTCCGCAGTACCGCTTGCCGGTCGGCATCAGCGAACGATTGTTTCCCGGGCTGGGCGCGTTTTTGGCGGCGGTCAAGTAGCGCGCTTCGGTAGCGGTGTTCACAGCGCCGCCAGCATCTGCCGCACGCGCAGCGCGATGGTGTGCCGACCGAGCACCGCCTGCCGCCCCCGCGCGGCGATAGCCCAGGCCGCCTCCGGGTGAGCGCGGTAGTGCGCGACCTTCGCTTCCATCTCGTCCAGCGAGTGATAGCAGTCGATCTCGCTGCCGACGGCGAACAGTTCCTCGAGGGCCTCCGAGTGTTCAGCCAGGACGAAGCCGCCACAGCAGAGGACGTCGAACACCCGCATGGTGACGATGTCGTTCTGGTACAGCCGTCCGACGTCAAGGTTGATCAGCGACGCGTTGTAGATCTTGGTCAGCTCGACGGCGTGGCCGGCCGGGCCGCGGTAGTGCGCGGATAGCTCGGGCGTGGCGCGCCAGCCGTCGTCACCCCACACGGCGATCTGGTGCGCGCGCAGACGCACCACCGCCGCCGCGCGCTTGTCGGCGGCGCCAAGCTCGGCCAGCAGGCGCGCCAGGGGGGCCAGGCGCTGTGGTACGGCGCCGGCCAGATCGGGTCGGCGCGCGGCCAGCAGCGACGGCACCAGATAGCGCGAAAGATCGCGCCGCTGCTCGGCCAGCACGTCGCGCATCACCGCATCGGCTTCGACGTCGGTCTCCGCGCCGTCGGTGTTCGGTTGTCCGGCCTCGGCCAGCGCCGCGGCAAAGGCGGCGGTGAACGCCCGTCGAAATCCTTCCCGTTGCGGGACCAGGCTGGACCCGACGAAGGTCACCGGCGCGCCATAGCGGGCGCGCTCGGCGCTGGTCAGCGCTACCGGCGCGCGCCGCTGCGGATCGGCGCCGAGCGGCAGGTACGTGACGTTGACGAACCCGGCGGCGTGAAAGTCGGCGACGTTGGCTTGGCGATAGGTGAAGACGTGCGCCGTCGTGGTCGGCGCGCGGCAGAGCGGCAAGGCGCTGGTGGCGGGATCAATTTCCCAGACCAGCAGCTTGCAGCCGTGTGCGGCGGCGAACTCGGCCAGCCCTTCGGTGTAGTTGATCGCGGCCAGGAAGGCCGGCCGCCGCCCGCGCAGGGCGCGATCAAGCTCTTCTTGTGACAGCCGGTGCAGATCCAGGGTGAAGGTGGCGAAGCCTTCGTCGTGCAGGGCGCTGCTGAGATCGTCGACGAACAAGCCGCCCGCGCCCACCAGCGCCAGCGGCCGCCGCGCCACGCCCGGTTCCAGCAGCGGCCGTTCGTTCTGGTAGATCGCGCCCAGCAGCGGGTGCAGGATCACCCGCGCGGCGGGAACACCGTCGCTGGCGGCGGCATCGTCGATCAGATCGGTTCCCAGGCGCAGGCGCAAGGTTCCCGACGCCAGCGCCTCGGCCCAGGGCTGGCGCTGCAGTGCCAGGCGCAGCAGCCAGGGATCGCGCTCCCAGGCGGTGATGATCAGGCCGGGCCGCGCGGCGCCGAGCGCCGTGATCAACTCGCCCGTCCCGACGCCGAACACCAGCGCCTGGCCGTCGGTGGGAGCGGTGGCGATCGCCGCGGCGAGGGCGGCGTCGCCGAGCACCAGCCGGTGCCGGGTCTGGTGCAGCTGATACCACAACGTGCCGTCGCCGTCGGTGGTGACGTGGCGATCGTCGACGGGCCAGCCGATGCGCGCCGCCAGCTCGGGATCGCGGCGGCCGAGCGCCTCCAGGTTCGCGCGCAGCAGCGGCGCGCTGCCGCCGGTGACCGTCATCGCAAGGATCGTCCCCAGCGGGCCAGGATCCAGGCGGTGGCGTTGTCCTGGCGCGAGTACACCGCGTACCCGTCGTTGGCCGAGCGCCCGGCTGGCAAAAGCTGCCAGAACAAACCCAGCGGCGCCGCGTTCCACGCAAACAGATGGCCGAGCCAGCCGTCATAGCTGGCGGCGCGCTCCGGATCCGAACCGGCAAAGCCGCACTCGCCGAGATAACCGACCTTGCCGACCGACGCGGCCAGGGCCTGATGCCGTTCGATCCAGATCTCCGTGTCGCGCGCGGTGGAAAGGCCATAATTGCGCGGATAAAAGTGGTAGCTCAGCATGTCCAGATCGTCGACGGCGGTCAGCTTGGAATAGCTGGCCCCTTCGTCGCCGCGCACGGCGTACAGGTTCGAAAGGCCAGCGTACGGGATCGGGTCGTCGTCGAAGCCGTCGCCACCGTCGGCGACCAGCTGGTTCGGGGCGATGGCTTTCAGGAAACCGGCCAGCTCGGCGATGGCGTCGGGCAGTGAGCGGGTGCCGCGGCAACTCTTGCAGCGCAGCTCGTTGCCGATCTCCCAGGCCATGATCGTCGGCTCGTCTTTGTAGGCCACGCCGGTGAAGGTGTTCACCCGGTTCACCAGCATGAAGGCGTAGTCCTTCCACCACTGCTTCATCTGCGGCGTGGTGAAAAAATCGTCGTGCGTGTATGGCGTGCCCAGCGCTTGCGTGGCCCAGGCCGCGTAGGCCGGCAGGCCGCCGTATTCGGACCAGTTGTTCACCAGCGGAATGATCAACCGAATGCCGCGTTTTTTCGCCTCCCACACCGCCTGGTCCAGGCCCAAGAGGCCTTCTTCGCGAAACCCTTCGCTTGGGTTGTGGCGAATCGACGACGCGTCGGTGGGCGAATCGTTGAAGCCCCAGATGCGCGCCACCGGCAGTGACAAGCAGACCAGATCGTCCAGCACCTCGCGCACCACGCGCAAGGCGGTGGTGTCCTTGTCCTGCTGGGCGTACGACAGCAGCTGCTGCAGGTAATAAAGGTTCGTGCCGGTGGCGCGGTAAGGCGACAGGTGATTGAACAGCAGCGCGCCGTCGTCGCGGCCAACGAACCCGGCGATGGGCGGCAGGGGCGGGCAGCCGATGTCTTCCAGCTCGTCGGCGTGGGCGGGCGGCTCGGGCGGCGTGGCCACCGGCGCTGGCGCTGAGGAACTGTGGCACCCGGCGGTCGAAAGAGCGATTCCCATCGCCGCGGACAGAAGACGCCGGCGAACAATG encodes:
- a CDS encoding 2-oxoglutarate dehydrogenase E1 component, which encodes MIEVKANGTATTHAEPALSSAINPSNLAFVEELYGQFLQDPSSIEPAFRAYFESLDNGVPRPSAGAIKPPADFSRSIFATVNGTSNGHGLAALAMPAKPPGRLQSERAQRLVEAYRELGHLSADLDPLGMIKRSGAPLDLEFYGLSSAELDQVFSSETVAGPDRTTLRDLVQLLRETYCRHIGVELAHLHDIELRTWLQNRMESTRNRLDLTVEERYRLLEKVTDAEVFEQFLHKKFLGAKRFSLEGAESLIPLLDRLIERAARSQVREIVIGMAHRGRLNVLANVLEKPAAQIFAEFMDKHGEDSGSGGDVKYHLGHSTDRVFGGGADALRVHLSLSFNPSHLEWVNTVVQGRVRAKQDRLNDTERSRCLPLLIHGDAAFAGQGIVAEAFNLSELDGYRVGGTVHIVVNNQIGFTTSPRSGYSTTYATDVARMLQIPIFHVNGEDPEAVSQVVDLALDFRQRFHRDVLIEMWCYRKYGHNEGDEPAFTQPIMYRAIAAKPSIRMAFVQAFADRPPSDDSKPITVADADAMATKKREALDRELEKADKLEVAPRGSTFAGAWSQVRGGADNTVPQVPTAVPASTIQAVGRVLTQVPPGFSMHPKLKDIVDGRAEMALGQKPINWGMGEALAFGTLLNEGVRVRFTGQDVRRGTFSHRHSVFVDYQNGREYSPLAEIHGSGAKPGTFEIRDSPLSEAGVLGFDYGYSLDMPDGLTLWEAQFGDFVNGAQVIIDQFLVSSEVKWNRVSGLVLLLPHGMEGQGPEHSSARLERFLTMAVNDNIQVCDLTTPAQYFHVLRRQVLRPYRKPLIIMTPKSLLRHPVATSQLAEFTNGGFQHIIPDVTVKNYSKVRRVLLCTGKVYYDLIAEREERKYNDVAILRVEQLYPLQIGELLEMLSVYPEGTPLVWVQEEPRNMGAWVYMNRELPAFLSGSFTWSCASRPLSSSPAVGSLGRHKREQARLMADAFGTGAL
- the odhB gene encoding 2-oxoglutarate dehydrogenase complex dihydrolipoyllysine-residue succinyltransferase, producing the protein MALSLKVPALGESVSEATLGVWKRAEGDFVQADEPLVEVESEKATLEVGAPGAGVLKRILRKSGETVAVGEVIAEIDQAAKPEPITKAPVTANNGGGNPAPANAGNGSGNGNDGLRAPPSARRLLAETGLPASEVKGTGRGGRISKQDVVRALQDRTGESSEAPASELPTPEPLQADTEVPLPLRPDGARERMVAMSPLRRTVARRLVEAQHTAAILTTFNEVDMTNVMSLRERFQERFVKQHNVKLGFMSFFVKAAIDALKAFPAVNAELRGTDIIYKDHYDIGVAVGGGKGLVVPVVRDADRLSFAELEKGISALAVRARDNKLTMKDLEGGTFTISNGGVYGSMLSTPILNPPQTGILGLHAIQRRPMAVGDEVKIRSMMFLALSYDHRLVDGREAVQFLVRIKECVEDPDRILLEV
- a CDS encoding GGDEF domain-containing protein translates to MKLAMAKKHPTEQKVGDELEAQLVRLSRQNAVLRKEIARLQVYRAMAYRDPLTGLWNRRYFEERLKEEFSRSQRAGVGRKFSVLMIDINDFKDVNDEFGHQAGDEMLRWVGEFLSTHLRTHDVPCRTGGDEFAVLLPDLSGEDCGRFIVRLRDQLAAANRERQVAVNLSLGTASWPEVTASSERLLAQADEAMYADKRRQKAARAAEAEQRAAGPVSRAVAN
- a CDS encoding glycosyltransferase family 2 protein yields the protein MTISVITPTFGREKFLPGLYHCFIEQTHTDRELLVFDDSPSPSSFFTSLRDPRVRYQHTAERLTIGEKRNHLIEQAQGELIAFFDDDDFYSPDYLRVLAGSLGEADLIKLAGWFALSVPDDALYFWDTSVNHPLHHKVGEGAPSFVTSNQFKSDFVAKNIDGYGFSYLFRRAVFGTARFPPKNFAEDVAFLNELRVQGKRVVHAQDTVGLAVHILHTRNTSVIFPQYRLPVGISERLFPGLGAFLAAVK
- a CDS encoding glycosyltransferase, which encodes MTVTGGSAPLLRANLEALGRRDPELAARIGWPVDDRHVTTDGDGTLWYQLHQTRHRLVLGDAALAAAIATAPTDGQALVFGVGTGELITALGAARPGLIITAWERDPWLLRLALQRQPWAEALASGTLRLRLGTDLIDDAAASDGVPAARVILHPLLGAIYQNERPLLEPGVARRPLALVGAGGLFVDDLSSALHDEGFATFTLDLHRLSQEELDRALRGRRPAFLAAINYTEGLAEFAAAHGCKLLVWEIDPATSALPLCRAPTTTAHVFTYRQANVADFHAAGFVNVTYLPLGADPQRRAPVALTSAERARYGAPVTFVGSSLVPQREGFRRAFTAAFAAALAEAGQPNTDGAETDVEADAVMRDVLAEQRRDLSRYLVPSLLAARRPDLAGAVPQRLAPLARLLAELGAADKRAAAVVRLRAHQIAVWGDDGWRATPELSAHYRGPAGHAVELTKIYNASLINLDVGRLYQNDIVTMRVFDVLCCGGFVLAEHSEALEELFAVGSEIDCYHSLDEMEAKVAHYRAHPEAAWAIAARGRQAVLGRHTIALRVRQMLAAL
- a CDS encoding cellulase family glycosylhydrolase; protein product: MGIALSTAGCHSSSAPAPVATPPEPPAHADELEDIGCPPLPPIAGFVGRDDGALLFNHLSPYRATGTNLYYLQQLLSYAQQDKDTTALRVVREVLDDLVCLSLPVARIWGFNDSPTDASSIRHNPSEGFREEGLLGLDQAVWEAKKRGIRLIIPLVNNWSEYGGLPAYAAWATQALGTPYTHDDFFTTPQMKQWWKDYAFMLVNRVNTFTGVAYKDEPTIMAWEIGNELRCKSCRGTRSLPDAIAELAGFLKAIAPNQLVADGGDGFDDDPIPYAGLSNLYAVRGDEGASYSKLTAVDDLDMLSYHFYPRNYGLSTARDTEIWIERHQALAASVGKVGYLGECGFAGSDPERAASYDGWLGHLFAWNAAPLGLFWQLLPAGRSANDGYAVYSRQDNATAWILARWGRSLR